The Polypterus senegalus isolate Bchr_013 chromosome 9, ASM1683550v1, whole genome shotgun sequence genome includes a window with the following:
- the si:ch211-216l23.2 gene encoding nuclear receptor coactivator 5, whose product MSSWVKVTRNRGPLAGGGNIRPFKPFRMAPYPGRDERKDAFNEDTRNFEEMLSKQYDYSSGAEDHYERYQYSQNAPAKGFTPADRRNSLYQQFYKQIQEEYDRQRPADCVVLSVTKQQTDYAKSLGHCLQDRGLVVEMIYLHSESGLTRALQDVRHDGSPFCILVEHSNVALSSCTVIIFYESLKIHRNMPSERALDFVTSEHRRLHAEHLEKEREEIAMKAADLADDYLEREKSDKYTIPLSIRHLFFLMSEGKHLYLEELNTIAEYVRTRKEEMEATQLNTGNGSYPNVRNQGIGGLNKPPPLLPTPGHPVLQDHPGRSPPGPPGMGDRQSGALLPTPGSFPKSKPPPLLSMHSRAGLGQGPLNPSKKALLGEKPALLPTPGPPSRPGQQRR is encoded by the exons ATGTCGTCGTGGGTGAAGGTCACAAGGAATCGAGGACCACTTGCTGGTGGAGG CAACATCAGACCTTTTAAACCTTTCCGAATGGCTCCATATCCAGGCAGAGATGAAAGAAAAGACGCATTTAATGAAGATACCCGCAA TTTTGAAGAGATGTTAAGCAAGCAGTATGACTATTCATCAGGTGCTGAGGACCATTATGAAAGATATCAGTACTCCCAAAATG CACCTGCCAAGGGTTTTACGCCAGCTGATCGGCGCAATTCCTTATATCAGCAGTTCTACAAACAGATCCAGGAGGAGTATGACCGGCAGAGGCCAGCTGACTGCGTTGTGCTCTCTGTGACAAAGCAGCAGAC ggATTATGCAAAATCGCTAGGCCATTGTTTGCAGGACCGTGGCCTTGTGGTGGAAATGATTTACCTGCACTCGGAGTCAGGTCTCACCCGTGCCCTTCAGGATGTCCGACATGACGGTTCTCCCTTTTGTATTCTCGTCGAGCACTCAAATGTAGCACTTTCGTCTTGCACCGTAATCATATTTTACGAGTCTCTCAAAA TACACCGGAACATGCCATCAGAGCGTGCACTGGATTTTGTGACCTCTGAGCACAGACGTTTGCATGCTGAGCATTTGGAGAAAGAACGAGAGGAGATTGCAATGAAGGCTGCTGACCTTGCTGATGACTATCTGGAGCGTGAGAAAAGTGACAAATATACAATACCCCTGAGCATTCGCCACCTCTTTTTCCTGATGAGCGAAGGGAAACATTTGTATTTGGAAGAGCTGAACACAATAGCGGAGTATGTGAGGACAAGGAAAGAGGAAATGGAAG caaCTCAACTAAATACTGGTAATGGTTCCTATCCAAATGTCCGAAACCAAGGGATTGGTGGTCTTAACAAGCCTCCACCTCTTCTTCCAACTCCAGGCCATCCTGTGCTGCAAGATCACCCAGGTCGTTCCCCACCTGGCCCTCCTGGTATGGGGGACAGACAGAGTGGAGCTCTGCTTCCAACTCCAG GGTCATTTCCTAAATCAAAGCCACCTCCCCTCTTGTCGATGCATTCACGCGCTGGTCTTGGGCAGGGTCCCTTAAACCCTTCAAAGAAGGCTTTGTTGGGCGAAAAGCCTGCTCTTCTACCAACTCCAG GTCCACCTTCACGACCTGGTCAGCAGCGGCGCTAG